The Fusibacter sp. A1 DNA segment CTTCTTTTTTTCCTTTACCGGCTTGGATTTTTTTTCAAACCTCTTGCTGCCTGTTTTCTTCTTTCGAAGCACACTTAAGCCAACTATGGCTCCACTAATACCGATGAGGCCAAGCACACCCGTCATGAATCCACCGGAATCAGACCCGCTCATGTATTTAGCGATCTTGTCCGGATTCTGATCCTCCCATATCAGAAGAAGCAGGGCAATACCTTTTACTGAGTTTGTATCCAGCGTTGAGCTGTAATGGCTTTCCTTTACTTCCTTAATCTCATAATTCTCGTCCAGATACTGAGTTCCCGCCGGTACCCAGTTGGGGTAAGTAAAGATGTCAATGAACTTCTCGCGCGCCTTTATGTACTCCTTAGGATTCAAGCCCTTGTCACGATGGGTCTGCAAAAATGCAACATACTCCGGGATCATATGCTCAAAGCTTTTTCCGTTTTCATCGTATATTAGATAGGAGTTGTCTTCCACGAAATTCGGCTCATTCAACCTTACAATTTCTAGATCGAGTGCCTTCTGCAGTATTATGGCTCCATTGGGTTCCTCACCATCCATAACTGCACTTGCAGTAAAAATGCCTAGAAAATCTGCTCCCGACTGCCGCTCTTCAACACTTATGTCTTCATAGGAAAGCCAGGCATCTGCAAATGCAGGCAGACAGACCAGCTGCACCAAGGCGAGGATCAGTACGATCGCTGCCATTTTCTTAGTCTTCAAGAATCTCACCTCCTATAACTTGTGTCCACATTGCGTACAGAACTTTGAGCTTTCAGAAAGCTTTGCTCCACACTGAGTGCAAAACTGTTTTTTTGCTGTATTCACACCTTTAACTGGCTTTACATCTTCAGATGCCATTTTGTCTTCCATGACCTTTTTATCTGATGCTGCCTCTTTCTTTTCGCCCTCTTGCTCGACTAAAGATGAAATGTTCTTCACCGCTTGTGCCGCTTTTGAAAACAGCTTCAATATTTCTGCAGTATCAGGCGTCTTGGGCATGTCACCCCTGATCCGCAAGCCTGTCACACCTTCAGCTGTAACAGGCTTGGGAGTCGTGTTCCTGTCAATCGCCGATTGGCTCGCTTCCCAAACCTTGACTCTTTCATCCTCGTAGGCCCTGAAATAATCTTTCGGACCTTCCAACGCCAACTGATAAGTGCCCGGATTTTCATCGTTGAACAGTTTCCTGCCGGCTGACTCAGAAGGCGGCTCAAATCCCTCTGGATACGTCACATCCAGAAGAGCTTCCTCGAACTCTGGCGTCAAAGGCGACTCTGCATAGCTCACATCATCCTCTTCAAGGACATCCAGCATTGTTAAGCCCTCGTCATCCATATCCTCATGTTTATCAGTCTGGATGCCAGCTTTCTCTTTCACGGATATCATCTGCGTTTCAGCAGTGCTTTCAGACTGCGACACATTCAAGATCCACTCATCACCATTGAAGACATACCATTCTCCATCTTCAGAACCCAATCGATTCCAGTTGCCTAACTCATCCTGAAACTTGAGTTTCCTGACCTCTTCATCAAAGGTTATTCGATCTATTTTGCTGCTTAAAAACCTTCCCTTCAACTCCCAATACTTGCTCTCTAAAGCTGACTTGTCCATAAAGCCTCCTGTAGCTGATCAATCTCTCTAATCTTTATAATTGAATATCTCAAAACCTGAAAAGTCTCCATTTTGGGCGTAGTCTACGATATAAAACCCGTACATAAACGTTTCGCCCGTCGGCAGTTCCAGAAAATCAAGGTACGCTTCTTCTTCCAAAACAAACGGATCATCTAATGCTTCCTTGACTTCATAGGTTTCTGAATTGTATGCCTCAAAGATCGCTTCAACGGTATCCCCTATTTCAAGCTGGAAGAAGTCCTTATCAGCCATGATCTCTCCATCGTCGGTGACAGCCCATGCGCCCACTACCGAGTAGTAGCCGCCATCCTCATGGCTCTCATCCCAAGTCCATTTTCCAACAATATCTGCTCTTTGTCCGTTGATATATGCAGGTATGTTATACAAGTTGTATTCTGCGGTGTCCTCAACGACATAGATCGTCACAAGGTGGTCGTTCAGAC contains these protein-coding regions:
- a CDS encoding zinc ribbon domain-containing protein — encoded protein: MDKSALESKYWELKGRFLSSKIDRITFDEEVRKLKFQDELGNWNRLGSEDGEWYVFNGDEWILNVSQSESTAETQMISVKEKAGIQTDKHEDMDDEGLTMLDVLEEDDVSYAESPLTPEFEEALLDVTYPEGFEPPSESAGRKLFNDENPGTYQLALEGPKDYFRAYEDERVKVWEASQSAIDRNTTPKPVTAEGVTGLRIRGDMPKTPDTAEILKLFSKAAQAVKNISSLVEQEGEKKEAASDKKVMEDKMASEDVKPVKGVNTAKKQFCTQCGAKLSESSKFCTQCGHKL